The following proteins are encoded in a genomic region of Chloroflexota bacterium:
- a CDS encoding Rieske (2Fe-2S) protein — MKFVVGKSEEIPPGSRKIVRVAGRSIGVFNVGGEFFAIRNRCPHQGAPLCEGKLWGALKSDTPGTFEYNETKDILACIQHGWEFSVRTGQSWCDPKRLRVRSYVVNVEKPEAVTPDVPVATPDRVKNRMIVTANPTPTEANEPGTRAAHTDGPDAVLPAEDPDAPAPGMVKGPYAVETFPVSVESGYLYLVVDVVDVTSLGGRGSAPARAR, encoded by the coding sequence ATGAAGTTCGTGGTCGGCAAGTCGGAAGAGATCCCCCCTGGCAGCCGCAAGATCGTGCGGGTCGCCGGACGGTCGATTGGCGTGTTCAACGTGGGCGGCGAGTTCTTCGCCATCCGCAATCGATGCCCACACCAGGGCGCTCCGCTCTGCGAGGGCAAGCTCTGGGGTGCGCTCAAGTCCGACACGCCGGGCACCTTCGAGTACAACGAGACCAAGGACATCCTCGCCTGCATCCAGCACGGCTGGGAGTTCAGCGTTCGGACTGGCCAGTCCTGGTGCGATCCAAAGCGGCTGCGCGTGCGCTCCTACGTCGTCAACGTCGAGAAGCCCGAGGCAGTCACACCGGACGTGCCGGTTGCCACCCCGGACCGGGTCAAGAACCGGATGATCGTGACGGCCAACCCGACGCCGACCGAGGCCAACGAGCCGGGCACCCGCGCGGCGCACACCGACGGTCCAGATGCCGTCCTGCCAGCCGAGGATCCGGACGCCCCCGCGCCGGGCATGGTCAAGGGACCGTACGCCGTCGAGACGTTCCCGGTCAGCGTCGAGAGTGGCTACCTGTACCTCGTGGTGGACGTGGTTGACGTCACGTCGCTTGGCGGTCGTGGCTCCGCGCCGGCCCGAGCACGGTAG